Proteins encoded within one genomic window of Brassica rapa cultivar Chiifu-401-42 chromosome A09, CAAS_Brap_v3.01, whole genome shotgun sequence:
- the LOC103838986 gene encoding indole-3-acetic acid-amido synthetase GH3.17, whose translation MIPSYDPNDTEAGLKLLEDLTTNAEVIQEQVLHQILSQNCETQYLQAFLDGESDKNQQSFKNKVPVVNYDDIKPFIQRIADGESSDIVSSQPITELLTSSGTSAGKPKLMPSTAEELERKTIFYSMLVPVMNKYVNGLDEGKGMYLLFIKPEIKTPSGLMARPVLTSYYKSQHFRNRPFNKYNVYTSPDQTILCQDSKQSMYCQLLCGLVQRSHVLRVGAVFASAFLRAVKFLEDHYKELCADIRTGTVTSWITEPACRDSVLSVLQGPNQELADEIESECAEKSWEGILRRLWPKAKYVEVIVTGSMAQYIPTLEFYSGGLPLVSTMYASSECYFGINLNPLCDPSDVSYTLLPNMAYFEFLPVDDKSHEEIHFASHSNTDDDDDALKEDLIVDLVNVEVGRYYEIVITTFTGLYRYRVGDILKVTGFHNKAPQFRFVQRRNVVLSIDTDKTSEGDLLNAVTQAKLNHLQKPSCPLLTEYTSYADTSSIPGHYVLFWELKPRHNNEPPELENKTMELCCSEVEDYLDYVYRRCRNKDKSIGPLEIRVVSLGTFDLLMDFCVSQGSSVNQYKTPRCVKPGGALEILDSRVIGRFFSQRVPQWQPLGLDS comes from the exons atgaTACCAAGTTACGACCCAAATGATACCGAAGCTGGTCTCAAGCTTCTAGAGGATCTAACCACAAATGCAGAAGTAATTCAAGAACAAGTTCTCCACCAAATACTCTCTCAAAACTGTGAAACTCAATATCTCCAAGCATTTCTTGATGGAGAATCCGACAAGAATCAACAAAGTTTCAAGAACAAAGTGCCTGTTGTAAATTACGATGACATAAAGCCTTTCATTCAACGAATCGCAGATGGAGAATCCTCTGACATCGTCTCCTCTCAACCCATCACAGAGCTCCTCACTAG CTCGGGGACTTCTGCGGGAAAGCCGAAGTTGATGCCTTCCACAGCTGAGGAACTTGAACGGAAGACAATTTTCTACAGCATGCTTGTGCCTGTCATGAACAA ATATGTGAATGGGCTAGATGAAGGTAAAGGAATGTATCTTCTATTCATAAAACCAGAGATCAAGACTCCTTCAGGTCTAATGGCTCGTCCTGTGTTGACTAGTTACTACAAAAGTCAACATTTCAGAAACAGACCATTCAACAAGTACAACGTCTACACTAGCCCTGACCAGACGATTCTTTGTCAAGACAGCAAACAGAGCATGTACTGTCAGCTTCTCTGCGGCTTGGTCCAACGATCTCATGTCCTAAGAGTTGGAGCTGTCTTTGCCTCTGCCTTTCTTCGAGCGGTCAAGTTCTTGGAAGATCATTACAAGGAGCTTTGCGCCGACATTAGAACCGGTACAGTAACTAGCTGGATCACTGAACCAGCATGCAGAGACTCGGTTTTGTCGGTCCTTCAAGGACCTAATCAAGAACTGGCTGATGAAATTGAGTCAGAGTGTGCTGAGAAGTCGTGGGAGGGAATCTTGAGGAGGCTATGGCCTAAGGCTAAGTATGTTGAGGTGATTGTGACGGGTTCAATGGCTCAATACATTCCAACACTCGAGTTTTATAGCGGTGGTTTACCGTTGGTTTCAACCATGTATGCTTCCTCTGAGTGTTACTTTGGTATCAACCTTAACCCGTTGTGTGATCCTTCGGATGTTTCGTATACGCTTCTTCCTAACATGGCCTATTTCGAGTTCTTGCCCGTCGATGACAAATCTCACGAAGAGATTCACTTTGCATCGCATTCTAAcaccgatgatgatgatgatgctctCAAGGAAGATCTTATTGTCGATCTTGTTAATGTTGAAGTTGGCCGATACTACGAGATTGTCATTACTACATTCACAG GTTTATACAGATACAGAGTAGGAGATATTCTTAAAGTGACCGGTTTCCATAACAAAGCGCCTCAGTTCCGTTTTGTGCAGAGAAGAAACGTTGTATTAAGCATCGATACCGACAAAACTAGCGAGGGAGATCTACTAAACGCGGTGACACAAGCTAAACTCAACCATCTTCAAAAACCTTCATGCCCCTTGCTCACGGAGTACACTAGCTATGCGGATACGTCCTCGATCCCAGGGCATTACGTTCTCTTCTGGGAGCTAAAGCCACGTCATAACAACGAGCCACCAGAGCTAGAGAACAAGACAATGGAGTTATGTTGCTCTGAGGTTGAGGATTATTTGGATTACGTATACAGGAGATGCAGGAACAAAGATAAATCGATAGGGCCATTGGAGATAAGGGTTGTGAGTTTGGGGACTTTTGATTTGTTGATGGATTTTTGTGTCTCGCAAGGATCTTCAGTGAATCAGTACAAGACTCCAAGATGTGTTAAACCTGGAGGAGCTCTTGAGATTCTTGATTCCAGAGTTATTGGGAGGTTCTTCAGTCAAAGAGTTCCTCAATGGCAACCACTTGGTTTAGATTCGTAg